Part of the Fibrobacter sp. genome, CGGTAATCCTATCCACCTGCCCGACTCTCAATCCCTTCGGATAGATTCCACCCAGACCCGAGGTAACGATTGTGTCACCAATCTGCACATCTTCATGGTTACGGCACCGGAAAAAAAAGGAGCGGCCGTTTTCTGTTTCCAGTATACTTACAGTCCTGCTCCTGCGGTTTAGAATGCTGGTGCGGTTTGAGGGATCTGTTATGAGCTGCACAAGACTGAGTCCGTTCATCACCTGTATCACCTTTCCCACCACACCATTTTCACCCACCAGAGGCATCCACATCCTCACACCATCTTTATATCCGGCATTTATAATTACACTTTTGTTTTCTATTGACGGGTCGCGGGCAACAACACGCACGGGAAGGAGTTCATACGTAAAGTCCTGTGAAAGGTCAAGCAGACCTCTGAGACGCTCGTTTTCCGACTTTAACTCCTGAAGCCGCGACACTTCAGTGTTGAGACGGGCCACCTCCAGTCTTAAATGCCTGTTCTCAGAGAAGATATTTCTGATGTGCGTGAGGTTATTAAAAGTAACCTGAAAAGGATAGAAAACAGTTATTGTCAAAAAACGGGATGCTCTGGCTTGAAACTCCGGAGGTCCTGAAATCATCCATAAGCTGAGTACGATTGTAACCAGAAAAGAACAGGAGCTGCGATGCTTTGCAACAAATTCAACAATCCAGTGCATCTGCCGGTTGATATCGGTTGATGTTCATTTCCAGCCAGGCCCGGTTCCACTGCTGCACCAGAACCGAACTGCTGGTTTCAGAGCGCCGCTTATCTGCTTCTTCTGCCAGTAGGCATCAGAACGGCCGCATATTTATCGAGATCCTCGATTATCTTCAATGCTCCACGAGCTACACATGTCAATGGCTCATCGATTACATTCACCGGAAGGTTGGTTTCCTGCCTCAACCTTTCATCAAGACCCCTGAGAAGCGACGATCCGCCGGTCATTATTATACCCTTGTCGAGTATATCCGCCGACAGCTCAGGAGGCGTTTGCTCAAGTGCCTGTTTCACACCCTCGATAATGGTCGAAATAGGCTCGTTCAACGCATCACGAATCTCAGTGGAGGTTATGCGAAGAGTCTTTGGTATGCCAGCCACCAGATCCCTTCCCTTGACCTCCATCTCCAGTTCCTCTTCAAGTGGAAAAGCTGACCCGATCTGTATCTTTATCTGCTCTGCAGTACTCTCCCCCACAAGCAGATTGTAAGTCTTCTTCAGATAAGAGACTATCGCCTCATCCATCTCATCCCCACCGATACGCACCGACATATCACAAACCATGCCGTTAAGAGCCAGCACAGCTATCTCCGCTGTACCTCCGCCTATATCGATCACCATGTTGCCTGAAGGCTCATTGACCGGAATTCCCATGCCTATAGCCGACGCCATAG contains:
- the mreC gene encoding rod shape-determining protein MreC, which encodes MHWIVEFVAKHRSSCSFLVTIVLSLWMISGPPEFQARASRFLTITVFYPFQVTFNNLTHIRNIFSENRHLRLEVARLNTEVSRLQELKSENERLRGLLDLSQDFTYELLPVRVVARDPSIENKSVIINAGYKDGVRMWMPLVGENGVVGKVIQVMNGLSLVQLITDPSNRTSILNRRSRTVSILETENGRSFFFRCRNHEDVQIGDTIVTSGLGGIYPKGLRVGQVDRITDSQNPLFKRVWVELSVDFDRIEDLFVLLLSPQWQSFREELDSLELQR
- a CDS encoding rod shape-determining protein, which encodes KDGVIADFDLVEQMLKYFIRKVQKYRFYFRPRAVIGVPSGITEVEKRAVHDSAESAGVREVHLVAEPMASAIGMGIPVNEPSGNMVIDIGGGTAEIAVLALNGMVCDMSVRIGGDEMDEAIVSYLKKTYNLLVGESTAEQIKIQIGSAFPLEEELEMEVKGRDLVAGIPKTLRITSTEIRDALNEPISTIIEGVKQALEQTPPELSADILDKGIIMTGGSSLLRGLDERLRQETNLPVNVIDEPLTCVARGALKIIEDLDKYAAVLMPTGRRSR